A single region of the Bartonella harrusi genome encodes:
- a CDS encoding M48 family metallopeptidase translates to MTVYEQHFIFSDRVVPLQIREHRGVRRLTLRVDASGQRICVITPPAISRCSVQSFIEKHRSWIEARLTCVKISHENSYLKEGATVPLLGVSHTIRHKTGRGVTEIIAGDVGQQPQIIVYGQLEYLPRRIADILKKQAAFTITPLVAYYARKVERKVKSISYKDTKSRWGSCSIDKRLSFSWRLIMAPKEIVEYVVAHEIAHLVEMNHGPKFWALCEKLCPESKKYRTWLKENGRMLQAINFHSYRSDGFENVENF, encoded by the coding sequence ATGACCGTTTATGAGCAGCATTTTATTTTCTCTGATCGCGTTGTGCCTCTACAGATACGTGAACATAGGGGAGTGCGCCGTCTCACATTACGTGTTGATGCGAGCGGGCAGAGGATTTGCGTCATCACACCACCAGCGATAAGCCGTTGTTCAGTGCAAAGTTTTATTGAAAAGCACCGATCTTGGATTGAAGCGCGTCTTACTTGTGTAAAAATTTCTCATGAAAATTCTTATCTCAAAGAGGGTGCTACAGTTCCTTTATTGGGGGTTTCACATACGATAAGGCATAAGACAGGGCGTGGGGTAACGGAAATTATTGCAGGGGATGTGGGACAACAACCGCAAATTATTGTTTATGGACAATTAGAATATTTGCCAAGGCGTATTGCTGATATTTTAAAAAAACAGGCTGCTTTCACTATAACGCCTTTGGTTGCATATTATGCGCGGAAAGTAGAGCGTAAAGTAAAGTCGATTAGCTATAAAGATACGAAAAGTCGTTGGGGATCTTGTTCGATAGACAAACGGCTTTCTTTTTCTTGGCGCCTTATTATGGCGCCAAAAGAAATTGTTGAATATGTTGTTGCACATGAGATTGCCCATCTTGTTGAAATGAATCATGGGCCAAAATTTTGGGCTCTTTGTGAAAAACTTTGTCCAGAAAGTAAAAAATATCGCACTTGGTTGAAGGAAAATGGTCGTATGTTGCAAGCGATTAATTTTCATTCGTATAGGTCCGATGGGTTTGAAAATGTAGAGAACTTTTGA
- a CDS encoding alpha/beta hydrolase, whose product MKSDIPCQFFSFEDTALAVRHRKGSSSLGLFCLHGYLSDMSGDKVMFVDRFAQKNDLSCLRFDYSGHGESGGDFFQGTISRWVQESLAVFEAYCEGPQILIGTSMGGWIALRLAMMLAQKNKRLAGMVLIAPAPDFTKTLIESGLGRKKWKILEETEHVERSAISYTEPVPFTKVFIEDGRDNCVMKGCIDVGCPVHILQGMEDVEIPYQHTLTLLNHLPLHDVTLTLVRDADHRFSRTQDLDCLEMVLRSLMDRINVEDQIH is encoded by the coding sequence ATGAAGAGTGATATTCCTTGCCAATTTTTTTCGTTTGAAGATACAGCTCTTGCAGTACGCCACCGCAAAGGCAGTAGCTCTCTAGGTTTGTTTTGTCTTCATGGCTATCTATCGGACATGTCAGGAGATAAGGTGATGTTTGTTGATCGTTTTGCACAGAAGAACGATTTGTCCTGCTTACGTTTTGATTATTCTGGGCATGGAGAATCAGGCGGTGATTTTTTTCAAGGAACCATTTCACGTTGGGTTCAGGAAAGTTTAGCGGTTTTTGAAGCTTATTGTGAGGGGCCACAAATTTTGATTGGCACCTCTATGGGGGGATGGATTGCTTTAAGGCTTGCTATGATGCTCGCACAAAAAAATAAGAGGCTTGCCGGCATGGTCTTGATTGCGCCAGCCCCTGATTTTACAAAAACACTGATAGAATCAGGGTTGGGTCGCAAGAAGTGGAAAATTTTAGAGGAAACAGAGCATGTGGAACGATCTGCAATTAGTTATACGGAACCGGTTCCCTTTACAAAAGTATTTATTGAAGATGGACGAGACAATTGTGTCATGAAGGGATGCATTGATGTTGGATGCCCAGTCCATATTCTACAAGGGATGGAAGATGTTGAGATACCCTATCAACATACATTGACTTTACTGAATCATTTGCCTTTACATGATGTGACATTGACCCTCGTTCGTGACGCAGATCATCGCTTTTCGCGCACCCAAGATTTGGATTGTCTTGAAATGGTGTTGAGATCATTGATGGACCGAATTAATGTGGAGGATCAAATTCATTGA
- a CDS encoding ABC transporter ATP-binding protein, which produces MSKKQISTFDKHLIIRLLQENFYKHARWYSAAIFSMIIISCTTAASAWIMRDVVNSIIDAQNFALIVLISSIIAFIFILKGMATFAQTYFLSKAGNSIVAEQQRKIYARLMEQGVSFYHNNTSSDLLVRVTHNATAIRNIIDTIITTFVRDLLSVSGLLLVMLIQNFTLIAITLIVGPMAFFGVRMALKHVRSLVEKELLSIGEIIKIVQESSIGIRVIKAFSLEELMKKRMEKAICNVEKQANTIATLQAITNPIMETLAGVAIAGIICFSGYLATQRTGVQGEFMSFIVALLLAYEPAKRLANIRVKIEAGLVNIRTMYEILDHPLTIIEHETAKDLDKKQGGIRFENVSFAYSDNKTVLKDINLEIEPGKMTALVGPSGTGKSTLINLIMRLYDPTQGRILINDQDIRYTTFRSLRNLIAYVGQDTFLFQGSIKYNIGLGREGARDDDIIKAAKRANAHDFIVELPNGYDTQIGDNGCNLSGGQKQRIAIARAMLHDGEILIFDEATSALDSHTEEQINEALHHLTQGRTIIIIAHRLSTIARAHKIAVIQNGKVVEQGTQKELLEKKNGFYKKLHNIQFEKQTS; this is translated from the coding sequence ATGAGCAAAAAACAAATTTCTACTTTTGATAAACATCTTATCATCCGGCTTTTGCAAGAAAATTTTTATAAGCACGCGCGTTGGTATAGTGCAGCGATTTTTTCAATGATCATTATTTCCTGTACAACTGCGGCTAGCGCATGGATTATGCGTGATGTTGTCAACTCTATTATTGATGCGCAAAATTTTGCTCTGATTGTTTTAATTTCTAGTATCATTGCTTTCATTTTTATTCTCAAAGGAATGGCGACTTTTGCCCAAACTTACTTCTTGAGTAAAGCAGGTAACAGCATCGTTGCTGAACAACAGCGTAAAATTTATGCACGTCTTATGGAACAGGGCGTCTCTTTTTATCACAACAACACTTCATCTGACCTGCTTGTCCGTGTAACCCACAACGCGACAGCCATACGTAATATCATTGATACAATTATCACAACTTTTGTGCGTGACTTGCTTTCCGTTAGTGGCCTATTGCTTGTCATGTTGATTCAAAATTTTACGTTGATTGCCATTACCTTAATAGTGGGACCAATGGCTTTTTTCGGAGTCCGCATGGCTTTAAAACATGTTCGCAGCCTTGTGGAAAAAGAACTCTTGTCAATTGGTGAAATTATCAAAATTGTACAAGAAAGTTCTATTGGTATTCGAGTTATTAAGGCTTTTTCATTAGAAGAACTCATGAAAAAACGTATGGAAAAAGCCATTTGTAATGTTGAAAAACAAGCAAATACTATTGCAACGCTTCAAGCTATTACAAATCCGATTATGGAAACACTCGCTGGTGTTGCTATTGCCGGTATTATCTGTTTTTCCGGATATCTTGCTACCCAACGTACAGGTGTTCAAGGGGAATTCATGTCCTTTATTGTCGCGTTGCTTCTTGCTTACGAACCAGCAAAAAGGCTGGCAAATATACGTGTTAAAATTGAAGCAGGCTTGGTTAACATCCGTACAATGTACGAAATACTCGATCATCCTCTCACGATTATAGAACATGAAACAGCTAAAGATCTGGATAAAAAACAAGGAGGCATCCGTTTTGAAAATGTTTCTTTTGCATATTCAGATAATAAAACGGTGTTGAAAGACATCAATCTAGAAATAGAACCTGGAAAAATGACCGCATTGGTAGGACCTTCCGGAACAGGAAAATCAACCCTTATTAATTTAATTATGCGCCTTTATGACCCGACACAAGGACGCATATTGATCAATGATCAAGACATCCGCTATACGACTTTCCGTTCTCTTCGAAATTTAATAGCTTATGTAGGACAGGATACGTTTCTCTTTCAAGGAAGCATTAAATATAATATTGGGCTTGGAAGAGAAGGTGCTCGTGATGATGATATCATCAAAGCAGCGAAAAGAGCCAATGCCCATGACTTTATTGTGGAACTCCCCAATGGGTATGATACGCAGATAGGCGATAATGGTTGTAATCTTTCGGGTGGGCAAAAACAGCGAATCGCTATCGCTAGGGCAATGCTTCATGATGGTGAAATTCTCATTTTTGATGAAGCAACAAGTGCTTTAGACTCACACACTGAAGAACAAATTAATGAAGCCCTTCATCATCTTACTCAAGGGCGCACAATTATCATCATCGCTCATCGCCTTTCAACGATTGCTCGCGCCCATAAAATTGCTGTCATACAAAATGGAAAAGTGGTTGAGCAAGGAACACAAAAAGAATTACTAGAAAAGAAAAATGGTTTTTACAAAAAACTCCATAACATTCAATTCGAAAAGCAAACATCCTAG
- a CDS encoding alpha/beta hydrolase — translation MDENIPCQFFSFEDTALAVRYRKGGGSLGLVWLSGYQSDMLGNKAMFVDRFAQKNDLSCLRFDYSGHGESGGDFFRGTISRWVKESLAIFETYCEGPQILIGSSMGGWIALKLAMILAQKNKRLAGMVLIAPAPDFTQTLVEPALGPEEWRILEEKGYIERPAVGDAEPMPFTKALIEDGRDNCVMKGCIDVGCPIHILQGMEDEDIPYQHTLTLLNHLPLHDVTLTLVRDADHRLSRPQDLDCLETVVRSLIDRINGEDQIH, via the coding sequence ATGGATGAGAATATTCCTTGCCAATTTTTTTCATTTGAAGACACTGCTCTTGCGGTACGCTATCGTAAAGGTGGTGGCTCTCTTGGTTTGGTGTGGCTTTCTGGCTACCAATCTGATATGTTAGGAAACAAAGCGATGTTTGTTGATCGTTTTGCTCAGAAGAATGATCTGTCTTGTTTACGTTTTGATTACTCTGGTCATGGAGAGTCTGGGGGTGATTTTTTTCGAGGAACGATTTCACGTTGGGTTAAGGAGAGTTTAGCGATTTTTGAAACCTATTGTGAAGGACCACAAATTTTGATTGGTTCCTCTATGGGGGGGTGGATAGCTTTAAAGCTTGCAATGATATTAGCGCAGAAAAACAAAAGGCTTGCTGGTATGGTGTTGATTGCACCGGCTCCTGATTTTACGCAAACATTGGTAGAACCAGCATTAGGTCCAGAGGAATGGAGAATTTTAGAAGAAAAGGGGTATATCGAGCGACCAGCAGTTGGTGATGCAGAGCCGATGCCCTTTACAAAAGCGCTCATTGAAGATGGACGAGACAACTGTGTCATGAAGGGATGTATAGATGTTGGATGCCCAATCCATATCTTACAAGGGATGGAAGATGAGGATATACCCTATCAACATACTTTGACTTTACTGAATCATTTACCTTTACATGATGTAACATTGACACTCGTTCGTGATGCCGATCATCGCTTGTCGCGTCCGCAAGATTTGGATTGCCTTGAAACGGTGGTGAGATCATTGATTGACCGAATTAATGGAGAGGATCAAATTCATTGA
- the dapE gene encoding succinyl-diaminopimelate desuccinylase yields the protein MPVLTDPLQLLQALIRCPSITPHEAGALSTLEQFLKEMGFHVERPVFADKNTEDIENLYAKMGKSGPHLMFAGHTDVVPPGALENWTYPPFEAVVNKGKLYGRGAVDMKGGIACFVAALARVLEKQSLKGTVSLLITGDEEGPAINGTVKLLKWAKQKGEKWTAALVGEPTSVKFVGDVIKIGRRGSISGIITVKGRQGHVAFPERAANPLPLASKLIQALTYTTLDQGTENFQPSNLELTTIDTGNYVANVIPAQTTIRFNIRYNDLWTKETLKIEIEKRLASVELNNNKNQDPYYHLEWIPSLGDVFLTKNDKFITILSNAIKNITGSMPECSTSGGTSDARFIKDYCPVVEFGLPGQTMHMVNECVTLEALETLTSVYERFIIDFFAQTK from the coding sequence ATGCCTGTCCTTACAGATCCACTTCAGCTTTTACAGGCACTTATTCGTTGCCCTTCTATTACACCTCATGAAGCGGGTGCTTTATCAACTTTGGAGCAATTTTTAAAGGAGATGGGGTTTCATGTTGAACGTCCTGTTTTTGCGGATAAAAATACCGAAGATATTGAAAATCTTTATGCAAAAATGGGGAAGAGCGGGCCGCATCTGATGTTTGCTGGTCATACCGATGTTGTGCCACCAGGTGCGTTGGAAAATTGGACATATCCTCCTTTTGAAGCTGTCGTAAATAAAGGAAAATTATACGGGCGAGGCGCTGTTGATATGAAGGGCGGAATTGCTTGTTTTGTTGCGGCGTTGGCGCGAGTCCTTGAAAAACAGTCTCTTAAAGGGACAGTGAGTCTTCTGATTACGGGTGACGAAGAAGGTCCTGCCATTAACGGTACGGTTAAACTTCTCAAATGGGCAAAACAAAAAGGTGAAAAATGGACTGCGGCGCTTGTGGGAGAGCCGACAAGCGTAAAATTTGTTGGTGACGTCATAAAGATTGGTCGCCGAGGGTCAATTTCGGGTATCATTACAGTGAAAGGTCGCCAAGGTCATGTTGCATTTCCTGAGCGGGCAGCTAATCCATTACCTTTAGCAAGTAAGCTTATTCAAGCATTGACATATACTACTTTAGATCAAGGGACAGAAAATTTTCAACCAAGTAATTTAGAACTGACAACGATTGATACGGGCAATTATGTAGCGAATGTTATACCAGCACAAACGACGATTCGTTTTAATATACGCTACAATGATCTTTGGACAAAAGAAACGCTTAAGATAGAGATTGAAAAGCGCCTTGCTTCAGTAGAGCTAAACAACAACAAGAATCAAGACCCCTACTATCATCTTGAATGGATTCCAAGTTTGGGGGATGTTTTTTTGACCAAAAATGATAAATTCATTACAATTTTATCAAATGCTATTAAAAATATAACGGGGAGTATGCCAGAATGTTCAACTTCAGGGGGCACGTCGGATGCACGATTTATTAAGGATTATTGCCCAGTGGTTGAATTCGGTCTACCAGGGCAAACAATGCATATGGTGAATGAGTGTGTAACTCTTGAAGCATTGGAAACCCTCACTTCTGTTTATGAACGTTTCATTATTGATTTTTTTGCGCAGACAAAATGA
- the infC gene encoding translation initiation factor IF-3: protein MTLTQKDGPRSNQDIRVPRVQLINDEGQHQGIVSIQEALAMAAEAGLDLVEIVPNAEPPVCKIIDLGKLKYQTQKKAAETRKKQKVIEIKEIKMRPNVDVHDYGVKLKAIHRFIGNGDKVKITLRFRGREMAHQDLGLKLLQRVKEDTSEIAKIESEPKLEGRQMMMVIAAK, encoded by the coding sequence ATGACACTTACTCAAAAAGATGGGCCGCGTTCAAATCAGGATATTAGAGTTCCTCGCGTCCAGCTTATCAATGACGAGGGACAACATCAGGGAATCGTTTCAATACAAGAAGCACTTGCTATGGCTGCAGAGGCAGGGCTTGATTTGGTTGAAATCGTACCAAATGCCGAACCGCCCGTGTGTAAAATTATCGATTTGGGAAAATTGAAATACCAAACCCAAAAAAAAGCAGCTGAAACACGTAAAAAACAGAAGGTCATCGAAATCAAAGAGATTAAGATGCGTCCAAATGTGGATGTTCATGATTATGGCGTCAAACTCAAAGCTATTCACCGCTTTATTGGTAATGGTGATAAAGTGAAGATTACTTTGCGTTTTCGTGGCCGTGAAATGGCACACCAAGATCTTGGATTAAAGCTTCTTCAGCGTGTTAAAGAAGATACAAGTGAAATTGCTAAAATCGAATCTGAGCCAAAACTTGAAGGTCGTCAAATGATGATGGTAATAGCAGCGAAATAA
- the grpE gene encoding nucleotide exchange factor GrpE: protein MSDEKNKFTDASFENCDLKNPTDRAALKQAADEFLKTREAESRAEVEEEKDEFIDPLVALQDENKELKDQLLRLVADMENLRRRTARDVADAKAYSIASFARDMLSVSDNLNRALEAIPEGAKENDAGLKTLAEGVEMTERAMIAALERHGVQKIHPEGQKFDPHFHQAMFEIPNSDVPDNTVQQVVQAGYIIGERVLRPAIVGVAKGGTKEASVEADST, encoded by the coding sequence ATGTCTGATGAAAAAAACAAATTTACTGACGCTTCATTTGAAAATTGCGATTTGAAGAATCCAACGGATCGCGCTGCGCTTAAACAAGCGGCTGATGAATTTTTAAAAACGCGTGAAGCGGAATCTCGTGCAGAGGTTGAAGAAGAAAAAGATGAATTTATCGATCCCTTGGTTGCTTTGCAGGATGAAAACAAAGAGTTGAAAGATCAACTTTTACGTCTTGTTGCCGATATGGAAAATCTTCGGCGTCGTACTGCGCGTGATGTAGCCGATGCAAAGGCGTATTCAATTGCGAGTTTTGCACGTGACATGTTATCTGTCTCTGATAACCTCAATCGGGCTTTGGAAGCTATTCCAGAAGGGGCAAAAGAGAATGATGCTGGCTTGAAAACATTAGCTGAGGGCGTAGAAATGACTGAGCGTGCAATGATAGCAGCGCTAGAACGTCATGGGGTGCAAAAAATTCATCCAGAAGGGCAAAAATTTGATCCTCACTTTCATCAAGCAATGTTTGAGATTCCTAACTCTGATGTTCCAGATAACACTGTTCAGCAAGTTGTTCAGGCAGGTTACATTATTGGTGAACGTGTTCTCCGTCCTGCTATAGTAGGTGTAGCCAAAGGAGGAACAAAAGAAGCTTCTGTTGAAGCTGATTCGACTTAA
- the rdgB gene encoding RdgB/HAM1 family non-canonical purine NTP pyrophosphatase gives MRNITAAKKLVIATHNTGKLHEITTLCTPFGLTIQSAKELGLPEPKETGTTFEENAYIKAFAAAKNTGLPALSDDSGLEVDALGGAPGVYTADLALQSDGTRNFAKAMQKIENELQKIGALEKSQRKCRFISVICIAWPDGYSDYFHGSIEGTFIWPPRGDKGFGFDPIFLPDGYENTFGEMSTEQKHGWKLNDKTPLSHRARAFKLLAENLLTIS, from the coding sequence ATGAGAAACATAACAGCAGCAAAAAAACTTGTCATTGCTACACATAACACCGGCAAATTACATGAAATTACCACTTTATGCACTCCCTTTGGTTTAACAATACAATCAGCAAAAGAGCTCGGATTGCCAGAACCAAAAGAAACAGGAACAACATTTGAAGAAAACGCCTATATCAAAGCCTTTGCAGCAGCAAAAAATACAGGACTTCCTGCTCTTTCTGATGATTCGGGCTTGGAAGTAGATGCATTAGGCGGCGCACCAGGTGTTTATACAGCTGACCTCGCTCTTCAATCCGATGGTACACGTAATTTTGCAAAAGCTATGCAAAAAATAGAAAATGAACTGCAAAAAATCGGAGCACTAGAAAAAAGCCAACGAAAATGCCGATTTATATCGGTCATTTGTATTGCATGGCCTGATGGTTATTCAGACTATTTCCACGGCAGCATTGAAGGCACATTTATTTGGCCTCCACGTGGAGATAAAGGTTTTGGTTTCGATCCCATTTTTTTACCAGATGGATATGAAAATACCTTTGGCGAAATGTCAACGGAGCAAAAACATGGCTGGAAACTCAATGATAAAACACCTCTCTCACATCGTGCACGTGCTTTCAAGCTTTTAGCAGAAAACCTTTTGACAATCTCATGA
- the hemW gene encoding radical SAM family heme chaperone HemW, with the protein MNEFFGIYIHWPFCATKCPYCDFNSHVRVHGVDQPRFVTAFEREIETQYHKIGPRHITSIFIGGGTPSLMMPQTVDALLQALAKKWTIDDKVEITLEANPSSVEAERFRGYRTAGVNRLSLGVQALNDKALQKLGRLHDVEQALSAIALAREIFPRLSFDLIYARPEQTLEQWKSELFQALDLAADHLSLYQLTIEDGTAFKRLHAAGKLILPTSELAADLYHLTQEITATHGFLAYEISNHAIPGAESAHNLLYWRYHEYAGFGPGAHGRFIEQKPNHSPPSSKAPISQIENCKRYVTINEKHPENWLKLVETTGHGCIETEQLTLLQQANEMLLMGLRLCEGLDLSRYETLNPKSLPVEKLIDLQQQGLIEMSGNQRLKATSKGRILLDHIISQLAN; encoded by the coding sequence ATGAATGAATTTTTTGGCATTTATATTCATTGGCCCTTTTGCGCAACGAAATGCCCTTATTGTGATTTTAATTCACATGTGCGGGTTCATGGCGTTGATCAACCACGCTTTGTAACCGCCTTTGAACGCGAAATAGAAACGCAATATCATAAAATAGGTCCACGACATATTACCAGTATTTTTATTGGTGGGGGGACACCTTCTCTTATGATGCCTCAAACTGTTGATGCCTTGTTGCAAGCGCTTGCAAAAAAATGGACAATCGATGATAAAGTTGAAATTACACTAGAAGCCAATCCATCAAGTGTGGAAGCAGAACGCTTTCGTGGGTATCGCACAGCAGGTGTTAACCGCTTATCCCTAGGGGTACAAGCACTCAATGACAAAGCATTGCAAAAACTTGGTCGTCTTCATGATGTGGAACAGGCCCTTTCCGCTATTGCTTTGGCACGAGAAATCTTTCCACGTTTATCCTTTGATCTTATTTATGCCCGCCCTGAACAAACGTTAGAACAATGGAAATCTGAACTGTTTCAAGCACTTGATTTAGCAGCAGATCATCTCTCTCTCTACCAACTTACTATCGAGGACGGAACCGCTTTTAAACGGCTTCATGCCGCAGGAAAACTTATTCTTCCCACTTCAGAACTTGCAGCAGACCTCTACCATCTTACTCAAGAAATCACTGCGACACACGGGTTTCTAGCCTATGAAATTTCAAATCATGCAATCCCCGGTGCCGAATCAGCACACAACCTTCTCTATTGGCGTTATCATGAATATGCCGGCTTTGGTCCAGGTGCTCATGGTCGCTTTATTGAACAAAAACCGAATCATTCCCCTCCCTCTTCAAAAGCACCTATCTCTCAAATTGAAAACTGTAAACGTTATGTCACAATAAATGAAAAACACCCTGAAAATTGGCTCAAATTGGTGGAAACGACTGGACATGGCTGTATTGAAACAGAACAATTAACCCTATTACAACAAGCCAATGAAATGCTCCTCATGGGACTGCGTCTTTGCGAAGGCTTGGATCTTTCACGTTATGAAACCTTAAATCCTAAGAGCTTACCAGTGGAAAAGCTTATCGATTTACAACAACAAGGGCTTATAGAAATGTCAGGAAACCAGCGCTTAAAAGCGACAAGCAAAGGACGCATTCTTCTTGACCACATCATTAGCCAATTGGCAAACTAA
- the hrcA gene encoding heat-inducible transcriptional repressor HrcA has translation MKHKPIDDELKYLDQRSRDIFRHIVEAYLNDGEPVGSRNLSRLLRQTLSPATIRNVMSDLEHLGLIYAPHVSAGRMPTQSGLRFFVDVFMEAGDLPNEERESIETQVKEAGHAQSVEHFLIQASRVLSDLSRGAGLVLATKQEGTLKHIEFVRLDREHALAVLVTQQGEIENRIVHLPEGVTHAQLTEATNFLNAHIQGLTLSEAKEEIARLCSETRAALDHLSHHLVETGLAVWGGEDADHKMHLIVRGRSNLLEDVKVEEDLERLRHLFDDLETRESMAQLLDLTDEGSGVRIFIGSENKLFSLSGSSLVVAPYRDSKQRVIGALGIIGPTRLNYARIVPMVDYTAQLVSQLLR, from the coding sequence ATGAAACACAAACCTATTGACGATGAACTAAAATATCTTGATCAGCGTTCGCGTGATATTTTTCGCCATATTGTAGAGGCTTATCTTAATGATGGTGAACCTGTAGGATCACGAAATCTTTCACGGCTTTTACGGCAGACTTTATCTCCTGCGACGATTCGCAATGTGATGAGTGATCTTGAACATCTTGGTTTGATTTATGCACCTCATGTCTCTGCGGGACGAATGCCAACACAATCAGGATTACGATTTTTTGTTGATGTATTCATGGAAGCAGGTGATTTACCAAACGAGGAGCGAGAAAGCATTGAAACGCAAGTCAAGGAGGCTGGTCATGCACAATCAGTTGAGCATTTTCTTATCCAAGCAAGTCGTGTTCTTTCAGATCTTTCCCGCGGTGCAGGGCTTGTGCTAGCCACAAAACAGGAAGGAACATTAAAGCATATTGAATTTGTGCGCCTTGATAGAGAGCATGCCCTTGCTGTTTTAGTAACGCAACAAGGTGAAATTGAAAATCGTATTGTGCATTTGCCAGAAGGGGTTACGCATGCGCAATTGACAGAAGCAACGAACTTTCTTAATGCCCATATTCAGGGACTCACATTGAGTGAGGCAAAAGAAGAAATTGCACGTTTATGCTCAGAGACACGTGCTGCGCTCGATCATTTATCTCATCATCTTGTTGAAACGGGGTTAGCTGTTTGGGGAGGAGAAGATGCTGATCATAAAATGCATCTTATTGTTCGCGGACGTAGTAATTTGCTTGAAGATGTGAAAGTAGAAGAAGATTTAGAGCGGTTGAGACATCTATTTGATGATCTTGAAACACGTGAAAGTATGGCGCAGCTTCTCGATTTAACGGATGAAGGTTCGGGGGTTCGCATTTTTATTGGTTCAGAAAATAAATTATTTTCGCTTTCTGGTTCTTCATTAGTGGTAGCGCCTTATCGCGATTCAAAACAAAGAGTCATTGGTGCTTTAGGGATTATTGGACCCACACGGCTTAATTATGCGAGAATTGTACCCATGGTTGATTATACAGCTCAACTTGTATCACAATTGTTGCGTTAA
- the thpR gene encoding RNA 2',3'-cyclic phosphodiesterase: MQRLFSALQIPQETTQALISLQNGLPNAQWINPQNFHITLSFFGEIESSVADALIRAFDTIKLPPFVLQPRGFEVFGSENAPHSLVVRIEPCETLNLLHEKMQSIRNSLHLTPDEKQFTPHITLARLLAIKPADLPPYLSSRGDFSFPSFEVDYFVLLFSPSPSSDVPYIVKRRWALQG, from the coding sequence ATGCAACGTCTATTTAGTGCTCTTCAAATTCCTCAAGAAACAACACAAGCGCTTATATCGCTACAAAATGGCTTACCGAATGCGCAGTGGATTAACCCTCAAAACTTCCATATCACTTTATCTTTTTTTGGCGAAATTGAGAGCTCCGTAGCAGATGCATTGATTCGTGCCTTTGATACAATAAAACTCCCTCCTTTTGTGCTACAACCAAGGGGATTTGAAGTTTTTGGTTCAGAAAACGCTCCCCATTCTCTCGTTGTTCGTATTGAACCTTGTGAAACTCTCAATCTTCTACACGAAAAAATGCAATCTATTCGAAACAGCTTGCACTTAACACCTGATGAAAAACAATTTACCCCACATATTACTCTAGCGCGATTGCTTGCTATTAAACCCGCAGACCTTCCTCCTTATCTGTCTTCTCGAGGTGATTTTTCATTTCCTTCTTTTGAAGTTGATTATTTTGTTTTACTGTTCTCACCATCTCCCTCAAGCGATGTCCCGTATATTGTGAAAAGAAGATGGGCACTACAAGGATAA
- a CDS encoding HPr family phosphocarrier protein: MLSKNPLSSKLSRHFNICNKRGLHARASAKFVQTVDNFNAIVEVEKDGKIVGGSSIMGLMMLAASPGCNLTVRVSGPEATDALNALEKLINNKFGEEN; the protein is encoded by the coding sequence ATGCTTTCCAAAAACCCTCTTTCCTCTAAACTAAGTCGTCATTTCAATATTTGTAATAAACGTGGACTGCATGCGCGTGCTTCTGCAAAATTTGTCCAAACTGTTGACAATTTTAATGCCATTGTTGAAGTTGAAAAAGATGGAAAAATCGTTGGTGGCTCATCAATTATGGGACTGATGATGTTAGCTGCGTCACCCGGATGCAACCTCACCGTCCGCGTTTCAGGACCAGAGGCAACCGATGCTCTCAATGCTCTTGAAAAGCTGATAAACAATAAATTTGGAGAAGAGAACTAA